The nucleotide window TGATGGGAAGCCTGCTGGATGATCTCCATCGACTGATGCAGTTCGGTCGCCGACAAGCCGTCGCGAAAGGCGAGAGCGCCCGCGTGCATGGAGATCTGCGAGATGCGGTGCGCCAGCCCGTCGTGCATCTCGCGGGCGATCCGCTCCCGTTCCAGGCTGCGAGCCTGGGCCACCCGAAGATCGCGTTCGGCCTCGGCGCGTTCGGCCCGATCGCGCAGCGTCCACAGCAATTCCCGGCGGGCACCGACCTGCCCACCCCAGGCGGCGATCAACACCATCAAACCGACCACGACCAAGATCAACAGCACCACGACGAGCAGGGTGATCGGCCAGTAGGACAGCAATTTCCCGTTGGCGTCGCGGAATCGGATGTCGTCGAACACGTGCGGATCGTGGATCGGTGCGTACGCGAAGCTGGCCGCCAGACAGGCGCCGGCGACGAGTACGTACTGCGACCAGCGACGGGTGGTGGCCAGCGAGAAGCCGGCCCAGAGGGCGGGTCCGGTGGACAGCGGTGAGACGGCAGCCAGCAGGCCGATGATCAACGCCACCGCGGCGGGCCGGCGACGACGCCAGAACACCAGCGGCCAGCAGATCGCGGCTGCGACCAGATCGACGATCAGCATCACCGTCGACGCGTCGGACGAGTCGGCGATGAAAACCGTCAGGCTGATCGCCGCCGCAACCAGGATCCGCCACAGATAGCCGCGGCGGCTGACGGGCGGCGGTTGATACTTTCCGACGTTCACCTGAGCGAACCTAACCTGCCGATCGGCGAGGTTCGAGCCGGCGATCGGACGATCGTCATGCGACCAAAGGATGACCGAGGTCGATGCCGTCGCCCGATACCGTACGGACGCGACGGCAACGAGGCTGAGGCCATGATCGTTGCGAATCAAGTTTCCAAGCAGTACGGCGCCGCGCACGCGCTGCGCGACGTCTCGTTCGGTTGCGAACGCGGCCGGGTCACCGGCCTGCTCGGCCCCAACGGTGCCGGCAAGTCCACCATGATGCGGATCATGGTCGGTCTGTCCCGACCGTCAGCGGGTGCGGTCACCTTCGACGGTGTGCCGTACGTGCAGCTTCCGTCGCCCGGACACGTGGTCGGCGTGATGCTCGATGCGGGCGCCCAGCACGGCGGCCGGACCGGCGCCGAAGTGCTGACGCTGGGGGCGCGCAGCCTCGGGTTGCCGACCCGGCGGGTGAAGGAGGTGCTGGACCTGGTCGGCCTGTCGACCGCGGAAGCGAAGCGCCGGGTCAGGGCGTACTCGCTCGGCATGCGGCAGCGGCTCGGCATCGCCCACGCGCTGCTGGCGAATCCGGAGGTGTTGATCTTCGACGAACCGGCCAACGGGCTGGACCCGTCGGGGATCCGCTGGATCCGGCAACTGCTGGCCGACCACGCGCAGGCCGGCGGCACCGTGCTGCTGTCCAGCCATCTGATCCACGAGGTGGAGCTGGTGGCCGACGATCTCGTCCTGATCGGCGACGGGCGGGTGCTGGCCACCGGCACCAAACAGGATCTGCTGAACGACCTGACCAGCACCAGCACCCAGGTCGACTCCGACGACAACCGAGCTTTGGCCGGCGCGCTCGCCGCGGCCGGACATCAGGCCCGACCGGACGGCATCGGACTGACCGTGAACGCCGAGCCGGCTGCCGTGGGCGCGGTCGCCGCAGCACAGCGGATCGCTCTGAAACACCTCAGCCGGGCCGCCGGCAGCAGCCTGGAGGAGGAGTTCTTCCGGCTGACCAGCGGGACCGCGCGCGAGTCGGTGGGCGGATCTGCGGCCGTACCCGATCTTGATCCGTCCAGCCGGCAGCACGACAACAACCTGACAGGAGCCGTCCGATGACCACCGCCGCCACCGTCCCGGCGCGGCCGCAGGGCCGCAGCATCCCGTCCGTTGCCAACCGCTTCGACCGGCAGGTGCTGGTGGAGCTCCGCAAGTCGGTCGACACCCGGTCCGGGCGTACGTTGATGATCATCATCGCCGCCCTGGTGTTGGTGGTGTTGGCCATCCAGATCGCGCTCGGCCGGACTGTCGACGAGATCGGTCTGTCCTTCGGCGATCTTGCCTTCACGACCGGTGTCGCGACCGCGATGTTGTTGCCGATCCTGGGCATCTTGTTGATCACCAGCGAATGGAGCCAGCGAACCACCTTGATCACCTTCACTCTGGAGCCGCGCCGGATCCAGGTGATCGCGGCCAAGCTGGGCGCGGGGGTGATCATGGCGGTGGCCGCGACGGCGGTCGTACTCGCGATTGCTGCCGCCGCCACACCCGTTGCCGGCGCGATAGCGGACCGGCCGGTCGACTGGGCGTTACCGATGGGACCGTTCCTCGGATTCCTTGCTCAGCAGGTGATCGCGGTGATCAGCGGGATGGCGCTGGCGGCGTTGATCTTGAACACGCCCGCCTCGATCGTCGCCTATGTCGGGTACGCGTTGGTGTTGCCGATGCTGCTGCCGCTGGCGTCCTTGTGGAAGCCGGCCGAGAAGGTCGTGCCTTGGATCGACTTCTCCGGTGCTCAGGCCGGGCTGACCGCGACCATGGCCGGGTCGGACTGGGCCCACCTGGCGGTGTCCGGTGGGATCTGGCTGGTGCTCCCGCTGGTGCTCGGCACGATCCGGATCGTCCGCAGCGAGATCTCCTGATCACTCTCGATATCCCCGACTTGTCAGCGTCAGGAGGCGCCATAGCGCTCCCTGACGCTGACAAGTCGGTGGATGGGGGCAGGTTCAGTCGGCGGGGATGACGATCTGGTTCTCGTAGGCGTAGATCACGGCCTGGATCCGGTCCCGGAGCTGGAGTTTCGCCAGCAGGTTGGAGACATGAGTCTTCACGGTTGCTTCGCCGACGACCAGACAGCCGGCGATTTCGGCGTTGGACATGCCTTGGGCCAGCAACCGCAGCACCTCGGCCTCGCGTTCGGTGAGTTGCGGTGGCGCAGGTGTCCCGGCCGGTCGCGGTCGGCGAGCCGCGACCGGTTTTTGATCATGATCTGCCCGGTACTCATGATCAAGACGTCCCGCGAAGCGGGCGATCACCCGTTTGGTGACCGCGGGGGACAGCAGCGCATCGCCGGCGGCCACCACTCGTACGGCCTCGATCAGACTCTCCGGAGAGCTGTTCTTCAGCAGGAATCCGCTGGCGCCGGCCTGCAGGGCCTCGTACAGATAGTCGTCTCGGTCGAACGTGGTCAAGATCAACACTGCCGCATCCACCCGCGGATCGTCGACCAGCTGCCGGGTCGCTGCCAGGCCGTCCATGATCGGCATCTGTACGTCCATGCAGATCACATCGGGCTTCAGCTCCTGCGCCCGGAGAATCGCCTGCTCACCGTTGACCGCCTCCCCGACCACGTCGATGCCCTCGGTCAGGTCCAAGATCACTCGGAATCCGTACCGGACGAGTTCTTGATCATCGACGATCAGCACCCGGACCGGAGCGGCCGCGGTGATCATGGCCGGCTGCCGGTCGGTCGGGGCAGCGGCATCCGGGCGCGGACCAGGTAGCCGCCCCGTTGCAGCGGGCCGAGTTCGACGGTGCCGCCCGATGCTGCCACCCGCTCGCGGATGCCTTGCTGTCCCAGTCCGGTGCCGTTGCCGCGGGTGGGCCGCTGGCTGCCACTGTTGCTGATCTCGATCTCCACTTCGTCCGGGTAGTAGCGCAATCGGACGTCGGCGGTCGCTCGCGGCCCGGCATGTTTGCGTACGTTGGTCAAGGCTTCCTGGGTGATCCGGTAGATGTTCAGATCGGTCACCGATGGTAGCGGTCGAGGCTCGCCGATCACCTCCAGCCGGACCGGCATTCCGTCCATGATCAACTGCTGGACCAGTTCGTCCAGACGCTGGACGCCGATCGTCGGAGCGGAGTTGATCTTGCTCTGATCCGGTGTGCCGGGTTCGTCCCGCAGCGTGCCGAGGATGCCGCGCAACTCCTCGATCGCGTCCCGGGCGCTCGACTCGATCTGATCAAGTGCGACCCGGCTGGTGTCGGGGGATCGGTCCAGGGCGAGCCGCGCAGCCCCGGCCTGGACACCCATCACCGAAACGTGATGG belongs to Microlunatus elymi and includes:
- a CDS encoding ATP-binding cassette domain-containing protein encodes the protein MIVANQVSKQYGAAHALRDVSFGCERGRVTGLLGPNGAGKSTMMRIMVGLSRPSAGAVTFDGVPYVQLPSPGHVVGVMLDAGAQHGGRTGAEVLTLGARSLGLPTRRVKEVLDLVGLSTAEAKRRVRAYSLGMRQRLGIAHALLANPEVLIFDEPANGLDPSGIRWIRQLLADHAQAGGTVLLSSHLIHEVELVADDLVLIGDGRVLATGTKQDLLNDLTSTSTQVDSDDNRALAGALAAAGHQARPDGIGLTVNAEPAAVGAVAAAQRIALKHLSRAAGSSLEEEFFRLTSGTARESVGGSAAVPDLDPSSRQHDNNLTGAVR
- a CDS encoding sensor histidine kinase, whose translation is MNVGKYQPPPVSRRGYLWRILVAAAISLTVFIADSSDASTVMLIVDLVAAAICWPLVFWRRRRPAAVALIIGLLAAVSPLSTGPALWAGFSLATTRRWSQYVLVAGACLAASFAYAPIHDPHVFDDIRFRDANGKLLSYWPITLLVVVLLILVVVGLMVLIAAWGGQVGARRELLWTLRDRAERAEAERDLRVAQARSLERERIAREMHDGLAHRISQISMHAGALAFRDGLSATELHQSMEIIQQASHQAMIELRDVLGVLRDTDGGDGTRPLPTSADVAELITFNRAAGMEVIDQIDPMISERLPDQLGRAVYRIVQEGLTNASRHAPGAPVSVTIEGAVGEQVTVTISNPLRIVGSSLPDSGFGLIGLQERVALLGGTLQSGSRFDRYQLQVRLPWSA
- a CDS encoding ABC transporter permease yields the protein MTTAATVPARPQGRSIPSVANRFDRQVLVELRKSVDTRSGRTLMIIIAALVLVVLAIQIALGRTVDEIGLSFGDLAFTTGVATAMLLPILGILLITSEWSQRTTLITFTLEPRRIQVIAAKLGAGVIMAVAATAVVLAIAAAATPVAGAIADRPVDWALPMGPFLGFLAQQVIAVISGMALAALILNTPASIVAYVGYALVLPMLLPLASLWKPAEKVVPWIDFSGAQAGLTATMAGSDWAHLAVSGGIWLVLPLVLGTIRIVRSEIS
- a CDS encoding response regulator; this encodes MITAAAPVRVLIVDDQELVRYGFRVILDLTEGIDVVGEAVNGEQAILRAQELKPDVICMDVQMPIMDGLAATRQLVDDPRVDAAVLILTTFDRDDYLYEALQAGASGFLLKNSSPESLIEAVRVVAAGDALLSPAVTKRVIARFAGRLDHEYRADHDQKPVAARRPRPAGTPAPPQLTEREAEVLRLLAQGMSNAEIAGCLVVGEATVKTHVSNLLAKLQLRDRIQAVIYAYENQIVIPAD